From Nitratidesulfovibrio vulgaris str. Hildenborough, a single genomic window includes:
- a CDS encoding NAD-dependent epimerase, with translation MHVLVTGAAGFIGFHLSRRLLAEGHTVVGLDNLNDYYSIQLKRDRLALLEDHRGFSFAEIDMAHDDDMDQLFEREGFTHVVNLAAQAGVRYSIKNPRSYVQSNLVGFGNILEGCRHNQVKHLVYASSSSVYGLNTTMPFSVHDNVDHPISLYAASKKANELMAHTYSHLYRLPTTGLRFFTVYGPWGRPDMALFLFTKAILEGRPIDVFNHGQMRRDFTYIDDIVEGVLRVMKLNPTPNPAWTGSAPDPSTSTAPYRIYNIGNNNTVELGRFIEVLEECLGKKAVKNMLPMQPGDVAATYADVDDLIADTGFRPATTVEEGVAAFVAWYREYYGA, from the coding sequence ATGCATGTTCTCGTAACGGGAGCCGCCGGTTTCATCGGCTTTCATCTCTCCCGCCGCCTTCTAGCCGAAGGGCATACTGTCGTCGGTCTCGACAATCTCAACGACTACTACAGCATTCAGCTCAAACGCGACCGCCTCGCCCTTCTTGAAGACCATCGCGGCTTCAGTTTCGCTGAAATCGACATGGCCCATGACGACGACATGGACCAGCTTTTCGAACGCGAGGGCTTCACCCACGTGGTGAACCTCGCTGCACAGGCTGGCGTGCGTTACAGCATCAAGAACCCGCGCTCCTATGTGCAGTCGAACCTTGTCGGCTTCGGCAACATCCTCGAGGGATGCCGACACAATCAGGTGAAGCACCTCGTGTACGCATCGTCCAGTTCAGTCTACGGCCTGAACACCACCATGCCGTTTTCGGTGCACGACAACGTAGACCACCCCATCAGCCTCTACGCCGCGTCGAAGAAGGCCAATGAACTGATGGCCCACACCTACAGCCACCTCTACAGGCTGCCGACCACGGGCTTGCGCTTCTTCACCGTCTACGGGCCATGGGGTCGCCCCGACATGGCGCTTTTCCTGTTCACCAAGGCCATTCTCGAGGGGCGGCCCATCGATGTGTTCAACCACGGGCAGATGCGCCGCGACTTCACCTACATCGATGACATCGTCGAAGGCGTTCTCAGGGTCATGAAGCTGAATCCGACTCCCAATCCGGCATGGACAGGCAGTGCCCCCGACCCTTCCACGAGTACCGCGCCCTACCGCATCTACAACATCGGGAACAACAACACCGTCGAACTCGGCAGGTTCATCGAAGTACTCGAAGAGTGCCTCGGCAAGAAGGCGGTCAAGAACATGCTGCCCATGCAGCCCGGTGACGTGGCAGCGACCTACGCCGACGTCGACGACCTCATCGCTGACACGGGCTTCCGCCCCGCGACCACGGTCGAAGAGGGCGTAGCCGCCTTCGTCGCATGGTACCGCGAGTACTACGGCGCATAG